From the genome of Kaistella daneshvariae, one region includes:
- a CDS encoding recombinase → MVFEFRHKESFSTILIKYFSFKNETKSFEPLTEILRSVRKINFQEVLSFLQENEEITENFSYYLKNLFDGKPFNLSLTEANILSENAFYPELKKRILDKLLPNVENEDTVWYLVDSVSVRPKADLEFFKSLDQDSFSELFRLLKIDELSLKKTVKRELLFSLNILSWRIIGNALDVQVVNMAPEYRNFDNPFVALQNEIDLLNESYKDNPDFILTSKSANYKQIKILMKQCLDFVSLAFKNSSKYGISGKINQALLKTRQQLQRMSDILSMMVFDSDEDVIKNSKKLIFKILEYKSHKNNLRELILDSTTLKSHLITNHTAETGTHYITSSRKEYLKMLWKASAGGIIIGACSILKILYSDLPSSEFGHAVIYSLNYAMCFVVIYLMGYTIATKQPAMTAATMAKVLSDGKNTKKNYIDFAHFVSKLFRSQFIAFVGNVFVTFAAALAVIYGLDVLFNYNYGYEKADMLFHNINMFESKALLHASIAGVFLFFSGIISGNVGNSSIFYQIPKRIAKNPLLNYFLGEKISQNLSDYYAKNCSGIVSNFWFGVFLGVTGPVGKFLGLDIDIRHITFSTGNFAAALYGKDFNIDYYTFWISLVTVGLIGFFNFAVSFALSMILAFRSRQINSDELKEIYREIIRYFMKNPFRFFLPISSTLDGRGRKMVENTVVTKPEDR, encoded by the coding sequence ATGGTATTTGAATTTCGACATAAAGAGAGTTTCAGCACGATTCTCATTAAATATTTCAGTTTCAAAAATGAGACGAAATCTTTTGAGCCGCTTACTGAAATTCTTCGAAGTGTACGAAAAATCAATTTTCAGGAAGTGCTTTCTTTTCTGCAGGAAAATGAAGAAATCACCGAAAATTTCTCCTATTACCTTAAAAATTTATTTGACGGAAAACCTTTCAATCTTTCCCTAACCGAAGCTAATATTTTATCCGAAAATGCATTTTATCCGGAACTTAAAAAAAGAATTCTGGATAAATTATTGCCGAATGTAGAAAACGAAGATACCGTCTGGTACTTGGTGGACAGTGTTTCGGTGCGGCCAAAAGCGGATTTAGAATTTTTTAAAAGCTTGGATCAGGACAGTTTCAGCGAACTTTTCCGATTGTTGAAAATTGATGAATTAAGCCTGAAAAAAACCGTAAAAAGGGAGTTGCTTTTTTCGCTGAATATTCTCTCATGGCGAATTATCGGTAACGCGCTCGACGTTCAGGTGGTAAATATGGCGCCGGAATACCGAAATTTTGATAACCCTTTTGTGGCGCTTCAAAACGAAATCGACCTGCTGAATGAAAGCTACAAAGATAATCCTGATTTTATCCTGACCTCGAAAAGCGCGAATTATAAGCAGATCAAAATCCTGATGAAGCAATGTCTGGATTTTGTGTCGCTTGCGTTCAAAAACTCATCAAAATATGGTATTTCAGGCAAGATCAACCAGGCTTTGCTGAAAACGCGTCAGCAGTTACAGCGCATGTCCGACATTCTTTCGATGATGGTCTTTGACAGTGACGAAGATGTTATTAAAAATTCTAAAAAGCTCATTTTCAAAATTTTAGAATATAAATCGCATAAAAATAATTTGCGTGAGCTTATTTTGGACAGTACGACGCTGAAATCTCACCTGATTACCAATCACACCGCGGAAACCGGTACCCATTATATCACTTCATCGCGAAAGGAATATCTGAAAATGCTTTGGAAAGCGAGCGCGGGCGGAATTATTATTGGTGCGTGCAGTATTTTGAAAATTTTGTACAGCGACCTGCCGAGCAGCGAATTTGGACACGCCGTAATTTATTCGCTGAATTATGCGATGTGTTTTGTGGTGATATATCTGATGGGTTACACCATTGCCACCAAACAGCCCGCCATGACCGCAGCAACAATGGCAAAGGTTCTCTCTGATGGCAAAAACACCAAAAAAAACTATATCGATTTTGCGCACTTCGTTTCGAAGTTGTTCCGCAGCCAGTTTATTGCTTTCGTTGGAAATGTCTTTGTAACCTTTGCGGCGGCGCTGGCAGTAATTTATGGCCTGGATGTTCTTTTCAATTACAATTATGGTTATGAAAAAGCCGATATGCTTTTCCATAACATTAATATGTTTGAATCTAAAGCATTGCTTCACGCGTCTATTGCCGGGGTTTTTCTGTTCTTCTCTGGTATTATTTCCGGAAATGTGGGCAACAGCTCGATATTTTATCAGATTCCGAAAAGAATTGCCAAAAACCCGCTCCTGAATTACTTTTTAGGTGAAAAAATCTCGCAAAACCTTTCAGATTATTATGCCAAAAACTGCTCGGGCATTGTCTCTAATTTCTGGTTTGGTGTATTTTTAGGCGTTACTGGTCCTGTTGGAAAATTTTTAGGACTTGACATCGATATTCGCCACATCACTTTCTCAACCGGAAATTTCGCCGCGGCTCTGTATGGAAAGGATTTTAATATCGATTATTACACGTTCTGGATTTCTCTTGTTACCGTAGGCTTAATCGGGTTTTTTAACTTCGCAGTAAGTTTCGCGCTCTCAATGATTTTGGCCTTCCGTTCGAGACAGATTAACAGTGATGAGTTAAAAGAAATTTACCGTGAAATTATCCGCTATTTTATGAAAAATCCATTTCGCTTTTTCCTGCCGATCAGTTCTACGCTTGATGGCAGAGGCCGAAAAATGGTCGAAAATACGGTGGTTACAAAACCAGAAGATCGCTAA
- the mtgA gene encoding monofunctional biosynthetic peptidoglycan transglycosylase: protein MWKKIKKLIYILILANILFIVWGKFFNPPITITQIGGLIEFGKLKRDYVSYDEMGSNVKKAVIAAEDQSFFAHNGFDYKAIQKAMEHNEKGKKIRGGSTISQQTAKNIFLWQGRSWVRKGFEAVYTFIIELVWGKDVILERYLNSIEMGRGVFGVEAASKYYFNKSSKNLTKSEAAWIATILPNPKKYDPKNPSAYLSKKHRWIMRQMNNIALK, encoded by the coding sequence ATGTGGAAAAAAATTAAAAAACTCATTTACATTCTCATTTTAGCCAATATTCTCTTCATTGTTTGGGGAAAATTTTTCAATCCGCCTATCACAATTACGCAAATTGGTGGCCTCATTGAATTTGGAAAGCTGAAAAGAGATTACGTTTCGTACGACGAAATGGGAAGCAATGTAAAAAAGGCGGTAATCGCGGCGGAAGACCAAAGCTTTTTCGCCCACAATGGTTTTGACTACAAAGCCATTCAAAAAGCGATGGAACACAATGAAAAAGGAAAAAAAATACGCGGCGGAAGCACCATTTCCCAGCAAACCGCAAAAAATATTTTTCTTTGGCAGGGCAGAAGTTGGGTACGCAAAGGCTTTGAGGCAGTTTACACTTTCATCATCGAATTGGTGTGGGGCAAAGACGTGATTCTGGAAAGATATCTCAATTCCATTGAAATGGGACGCGGCGTTTTCGGTGTGGAAGCGGCATCAAAATACTACTTTAATAAATCATCGAAAAATCTGACAAAAAGCGAAGCCGCCTGGATTGCTACCATTTTACCAAATCCAAAAAAATACGATCCAAAAAACCCGTCGGCTTATCTGTCCAAAAAACACCGGTGGATCATGCGGCAAATGAATAATATCGCGCTAAAATAA
- a CDS encoding ABC transporter substrate-binding protein, translating into MKSIFFAFFSLFLLFSCKKQDSTSTKDWEIISKNVQFKTAGDIFHLKSGKFTYRINSKNLPFQRVILLNASLVGYFTELGLENKIIGISSPEYIYSEKIHHLLNTGKIQNIGNEQKYDVEKIIALKPDAIFTNYISSFDNTYELLRKNGIQLIFLDEYLEQEPLAKSKYLLVFGQIFQENKKAHSVFNEIQKNYDSLKILASSAPEKPLVLANEMYGNQWFLPGGKSNLARFISDARAQYINGQNDDANAVPLSFEEVFAKGKNAEYWVNVGNHQTKKELLQINPNYAKLPVYNNGKLYTVTGREKVSANDYFESGVVRADLVLKDYIKIFHPELLPGYNLTYLKELK; encoded by the coding sequence ATGAAATCAATTTTTTTCGCTTTTTTTTCGCTTTTTCTTCTTTTCTCCTGTAAAAAGCAGGATTCAACTTCCACGAAAGATTGGGAAATCATCTCCAAAAATGTTCAGTTTAAAACAGCTGGCGATATTTTTCATTTGAAGTCGGGAAAATTCACTTACCGGATAAACTCCAAAAATTTGCCGTTTCAGCGGGTAATTTTGCTGAATGCAAGTTTGGTCGGCTATTTTACAGAATTGGGTTTGGAAAATAAAATCATCGGAATTTCAAGCCCGGAATATATTTATTCTGAAAAAATTCATCATTTACTAAACACAGGAAAAATTCAAAACATCGGCAACGAGCAGAAGTATGATGTTGAAAAAATCATCGCTTTAAAACCCGATGCTATTTTCACTAACTATATTTCGAGTTTTGATAATACGTACGAACTGCTTCGGAAGAACGGCATTCAGCTCATTTTTCTGGATGAATATCTGGAGCAGGAGCCTTTAGCGAAATCAAAATATTTGCTCGTTTTTGGGCAAATTTTTCAGGAAAATAAAAAAGCACATTCCGTCTTTAATGAAATTCAAAAAAATTACGATTCGCTGAAAATTTTAGCGTCGTCAGCTCCGGAAAAACCGCTTGTTCTTGCCAACGAAATGTACGGAAATCAATGGTTTCTGCCGGGTGGAAAATCTAATTTGGCAAGATTTATTTCTGATGCGCGCGCGCAATACATTAATGGTCAAAATGATGATGCCAATGCCGTTCCGCTGAGTTTTGAGGAAGTTTTTGCCAAAGGAAAGAACGCTGAATATTGGGTGAACGTAGGAAATCATCAGACCAAAAAAGAATTGCTGCAAATCAACCCCAATTATGCAAAACTGCCGGTTTACAACAACGGAAAATTATATACGGTTACCGGCAGAGAGAAAGTAAGTGCGAATGATTATTTTGAAAGTGGCGTGGTTCGGGCTGATTTGGTTCTGAAAGATTATATCAAGATTTTTCATCCGGAACTTTTACCCGGTTATAATCTCACGTATTTAAAAGAGTTGAAGTAA
- the prmA gene encoding 50S ribosomal protein L11 methyltransferase, whose protein sequence is MQNYLEFNFKIQPLQPWNEILMAELIEIGFDSFTEEHDGILAYIQADLFQEASLHEINLLQNPEVQISYTFQEMPNINWNEEWEKNFSPINIENQVSIRAEFHENQNLPHEIIIQPKMSFGTGHHATTYLMIQQMLDMDFQDKTVLDMGCGTSVLAIFAKQRGAGKTVPIDIDEWSVENSKENAERNNVELEISQGTAENLGAENFDIILANINRNILISDIPTYVSVLNLGGQLLLSGLCFFDVDDILEVCTAQNLNLKKKIQREEWVSLLLEK, encoded by the coding sequence ATGCAGAATTACCTGGAATTTAATTTTAAAATACAGCCCCTTCAGCCTTGGAACGAAATCCTCATGGCAGAACTTATAGAAATCGGTTTTGACAGTTTTACCGAAGAACACGACGGAATTTTAGCCTACATTCAAGCCGATTTATTTCAGGAAGCATCGCTGCACGAAATCAATTTGCTTCAAAATCCGGAAGTGCAGATTTCCTACACTTTCCAGGAAATGCCCAATATCAACTGGAATGAGGAATGGGAAAAAAACTTTTCACCTATTAATATTGAAAATCAGGTCTCCATCCGCGCGGAATTTCATGAAAACCAAAATTTGCCTCACGAAATTATCATTCAACCCAAAATGTCTTTCGGCACCGGCCACCACGCCACCACGTATCTCATGATTCAGCAAATGCTGGACATGGATTTTCAAGACAAAACCGTTCTTGACATGGGTTGCGGAACTTCCGTATTGGCAATTTTTGCAAAACAGCGCGGCGCCGGCAAAACCGTCCCAATCGACATCGATGAATGGTCGGTTGAAAATTCCAAAGAAAATGCGGAAAGAAACAATGTGGAACTTGAAATTTCACAAGGCACCGCGGAAAATCTTGGCGCTGAAAACTTCGATATTATTTTGGCAAACATCAACCGCAATATTTTGATTTCTGATATTCCGACTTACGTTTCCGTTCTGAATCTGGGCGGACAACTTTTGCTTTCCGGTTTGTGTTTCTTTGATGTGGATGATATTCTGGAAGTTTGCACGGCGCAAAACTTAAATTTGAAAAAGAAAATTCAGCGCGAAGAATGGGTTTCTCTTCTTTTGGAAAAATAA